The Novipirellula aureliae genomic interval TCACAGTGCGACACGCCGCACGGACTTTCATGGAAACGAAGGAACCGTTATTACGCAGCGATTGGGCCATCTATCGCGGCGGTGCTTTCATGCTGACGGGTACCGAAGACATCCGCATTCTCGATTGCGAATTTGATCAAGTCGGTGGCAATGGAATCTTTGCCAGTAACTTCAATCGCCGCACGTTGGTCAAAGGCTGTCACATTCACGACACCGGTGCCAGCGGCGTCTGCTTTGTTGGCGACCCCGATGCGGTTCGCGACCCCTTGTTCGAGTATGGACAGAAAAATGACCTCGCAAAGATTGATCGCACACCGGGACCGAAATCGAACAACTACCCGGCTCAGGGCACGGTCGAAGATTGTCTGATACACGGTATCGGACGAATTGAACGTCAACCGGCCGGGGTGCTGATCGAAATGGCGTCAGAGATAACCGTGCGTGATACCTCCGTGTATGACTGTGCCCGTTCCGGTATCAACATCGGCGATGGTGCTTGGGGCGGGCACCTGATCGAACGCTGCGATGTGTTCGATACCGTGCTGGAAACCCACGATCACGGTTCCTTCAACTCATGGGGCCGAGATCGCTACTGGCGCTCCGATCAGCAGACTTCGCAAGCAGCGGTCGACAAAGAACCAAATCTGCCCTTCCTTGATGCAGTTAAAACCACCACCATTCGCGACAGCCGATGGCGTTGCGATCATGGGTGGGATATCGACCTGGATGATGGGTCGTCCAATTACGACATCTACAACAATCTGCTGTTGAACAATGGCTTGAAGCTGCGTGAAGGCTTCCGTCGACATGCATGGAATAACATCACCGTGAACAACGGGCTGCATCCACACGTCTGGTATGACGGTAGCAAAGACCAGGTCTATTCCAATATCTTCATGGGACCTCACCGGCCCGCTCGAATGAACAGGCCCTACGCCGACGGCACTCGTGTGGACGGTAACTTCTACGCTGCGGACGAGGCTGCCGTGATGCGAACTTCCCAAAAGCTTGGTTGGGATGAGAACTCCATATTCGGAGACCCGATGTTTATCGATCCTGCAACGGGTGACTTCCGAGTGCAGGAAGGCTCGCCTGCCTTTGAGGTCGGCTTCAAGAATTTCCCGATGGATCAGTTCGGGGTGAAAAAGCCATCGCTCAAAGCGATTGCCCAAACACCGGTGCTTCCTCAACCGAAGGTGGTCGCCCAGACCAAGCAAACGAAGGCAGAGCCACATCGCGAGATATGGCTGGGGGCAAGCTTGAGAGAACTCTCGGGCGTCGAGTTTTCCGCCTTCGGAGTCAACAAGGACGAGGGCGGCGTGGCTCTTACGGATGTCCCAAAATCCTCCGCTGCTGCCCAGGCTGGGTTGATGGAAGGCGATTTGATTCAGGGCATGAACGGCAAAGCGGTGAAAGACACCCAACAGCTTTTCAAGTTGCTTTCCGGAATCCAATCCGAAACGCTGAAATTAAAAATGGTGCGAAATCAAAAGGTCATCGAACGAACCGTCGTACGGTCGTCAATGGTTGAAGTGGAAACGGCCTCCGACACAAGTGGTTTTGAAAAGCTGCCCGTGCCGACTGCCTCCGGTTGGGCTGTCACGGCCAATCAGAAAACCAGTAATGAGCCGCTGAGCACCTTGACCGACGGCAAACTCGACGAAAACTTTGGACCAGTGTTTGCGAACGGGATTCAAAGCGGCGCCTACAAAATGGACCTGGGCGAGGTGAAGCCCGTATCGGCCATCACCAGCTGGTCCCACAACCAAGGAAACAAGCGTGGTGCGCAAAAGCTGACTCTCTACGGCAGCAATGCCTCGATCGACCCAGGATGGGACCTGAGCAAGTTCACCGAACTTGGCAGGATTGATACCAGCGCCGATGAGGGTAAGTTCACCGCAGCGTCGCTGCGTGCTACCAAAGCGGCGTCACTTGGAAGTTTCCGTTGGATCGTCTGGTCGGTTTCACCGGTGAGTGATTTGGGTGGTGGTGAAAACACCGCCTTTCAGGAGTTCGCTGTCGAGGCAGAGTTGAGTGAGGCTGAGAAGGCCTCCGCGGCGATCAAGCGGCCCAATATCGTCTTCCTGATGACCGACGACCAGCGTTGGGATACGCTCGGTTGTTACGGTAGAACCGACGTGATCACTCCGAACATCGACAAGCTCGCTGCGCAAGGCGTGGCCTTCGACAATGCGTATTACGCGGTGGCGATTTGCATGCCCAGTCGCGCTACGATGTTTACCGGACGCTACTTTTCAGATCACCGCTCAGGGTTCACGTATCCCTACAACCGAACAATCCCCAAAGAAGAGTTTGCCGACAGCTATCCTGCCAAGCTGAGGCAAGTAGGATATCGCACCGGCTTCGTTGGTAAATTTGGAATCCGCCTCGAAGATTCACGTAACACAGCCATTGAGCACTTTGACTATTTCGTTGAAGGAAATAGGGTGGACGTTCCAAAGGACGATCCTGGTTTAAGACATATCTATCGTGGTGATCGTCCAACGAATGAGCGGACATTGAAGAAAGGCGACGCGATGATTCGCTTCCTCGAGACACAACCCGCGGGCCAACCCTTCTGTCTGTCGATTAGTTTCGATGCGGTGAAGAACGATCGTGATAGTCATATGTATCCGCCACATGTGGAGATCTTTAAGGACAAGCAAATGTGGGTTCCCGAAAACTGGGTTGCAGGAAAAAGCGAGAGGCTCCCCAAACTGCTCGACCATTGCCGAGGTACTTATCTGCATGTGGCTCGCACCTCGACTCCAGAGTTGTATCAAAAACTGGCCCGCCGCTTTGCGGTTCAGGGCTACACCGTCGATCAGCAAGTCGGGCGGTTGATGGCGAAGCTTGAAGAGATGGGTGTGCGGGAAAACACCGTCGTCATCTACACAAGCGACAATGGTCGCTTCCATGGCTCACAAGGTCTTTATGATAAAGCGATACTTTACGATGAGGCAATGAAAGAACCGCTAATCGTTTTCGATGGAAGGGCTCCCGAGTCGCAGCGCGGACGCAGGGTCGATGCGATGGTTTCCTCGGTCGATCTGGCTCCGACAATTCTTTCGCTCTCTGGCATCGAGGCCCCGGAGATCATGAAAGGACGAGACTTGAGCGGACTATTGAACGGGACCCAAGACATGTCGGAGTGGCGCGATGCGGTTCTCATCGAAAACTTCTTTCTACAGGAGATTCATTCAGCCGGTATTAAGAAGCATCCAGATATTTCTGGACTCAACGATGAGATCATCGCTGCAAACCGATCCTATCGCACCCGTGGTGTGCGTACGGATCGCTATAAATATTTCAAATACCACGAGCACGACCCGGCGATTGAAGAGCTCTATGATCTGCAAGCGGATCCACACGAGATGAACAATGTCGTTGCCAATCCGGAATACGCAGAGGTTCTATCCAGAATGAGACAGAAAACGGACGAACTGCACGCTGAAGCAATTGGGCAACCGAGGCACGGGGAATGATGAAGTTGGTCGGTCGAAAAAGAAGTTTGACCTGATAGTTCATTTACCGACTTTGTGAAGAGAGATGCCAAATGACGACGCTTGTGATTGGGGCCACTGGAGCGACAGGACGGCTAGTCGTGGAGCAACTGCTCGACCGTGGTCAGAGCGTCAAAGCAATTCTCAGAGTGGCCAATAGACAACGAGAATGCTGCCGACTATCTCAGGACAAAGATTGGCCAAAATCACAAAGCCATCGAGTGGTCTGCGGTTCGGCCAGACAGTTTGACCAATGAGCAGAAGGTCAGCGAATACGAACTGCATGCGTCTCCAACCAGGAGTGCAATCTTCAATCCAGGCGTTCCCAGCCGTATCAACGTGGCCCACTTCATGGCTGACCTGATTACCGACGTGGCCACTTGGAATATTTGGAAGGGACAAATGCCAGTCATTTACAACAAGCCATAGAAACGTTTACCGCTACTGCCTCGGCAAAGCAAATCGGCATTGTGGGCAGGACATGCCCGCGTGCTGGCACGAAAAGGATCACCAACGGCGTTCGGTTCATTCGTCTTTGCGGATGACGGTGGCGGTGGCGATCAGGGAATCTTCGTTTTGTTGGAGGACGAGGTTGACTTCTTGGAGCGTATTGATGAACTCGGAGAACGAAGATTTTTGGTCGACCCTTGGTTTCTGGCGGGAAAACTCGCGATTGCCGTGAACGTTGCAGAGGCAACGGCTGGTCTGGCGATCGTAAGAATACTCGCCGTGATCTGGACAGTAGGGGCGGATTCCGTATTTGACTTCCGCCAGTGCCGGAACCTCTTCAATCGATGTGCCGTACAACTTGTGCAGGTTGTAGATCCATGATTGGCAAATTGTCCTGTAAATTCGACGGATCGATTTGCCGCACCGTTTCTCCGTCGCAATAATGCAAGCCAACACGATCTCCGATCCAGCTGAGGCCCGTCAGCGTGGGATCAGCGTCGAGAGCCTCGCGGATTCCGGGAATCGTTTTCAGCAATTGACCTGCTCGCTAACGT includes:
- a CDS encoding sulfatase-like hydrolase/transferase, with the translated sequence MNMKNLLPLCFLVAIQFLVAIQASCNSADFYVSPDGDDANRGTKAAPLKSIAAARDAARAVAAKESVTVHVADGVYYLPETLVFTAADSGTAEHPVVYRAENEGRAILSGGSKLDLTWTPYRDGIFQARTPAALVIDQLFIDGENQRMARYPNYDANMKAKPYQGFAADAFSKERAASWADPTGGYIHAMHRSSWGGYHYRITGKDPSGEVTYEGGWQNNRQSGMHKDFRMVENIFEELDASGEWFHNAKTSTLYFKPTADVDLANAVVEVVRLKHLVEFQGSEASPVRFVSFQGFTVRHAARTFMETKEPLLRSDWAIYRGGAFMLTGTEDIRILDCEFDQVGGNGIFASNFNRRTLVKGCHIHDTGASGVCFVGDPDAVRDPLFEYGQKNDLAKIDRTPGPKSNNYPAQGTVEDCLIHGIGRIERQPAGVLIEMASEITVRDTSVYDCARSGINIGDGAWGGHLIERCDVFDTVLETHDHGSFNSWGRDRYWRSDQQTSQAAVDKEPNLPFLDAVKTTTIRDSRWRCDHGWDIDLDDGSSNYDIYNNLLLNNGLKLREGFRRHAWNNITVNNGLHPHVWYDGSKDQVYSNIFMGPHRPARMNRPYADGTRVDGNFYAADEAAVMRTSQKLGWDENSIFGDPMFIDPATGDFRVQEGSPAFEVGFKNFPMDQFGVKKPSLKAIAQTPVLPQPKVVAQTKQTKAEPHREIWLGASLRELSGVEFSAFGVNKDEGGVALTDVPKSSAAAQAGLMEGDLIQGMNGKAVKDTQQLFKLLSGIQSETLKLKMVRNQKVIERTVVRSSMVEVETASDTSGFEKLPVPTASGWAVTANQKTSNEPLSTLTDGKLDENFGPVFANGIQSGAYKMDLGEVKPVSAITSWSHNQGNKRGAQKLTLYGSNASIDPGWDLSKFTELGRIDTSADEGKFTAASLRATKAASLGSFRWIVWSVSPVSDLGGGENTAFQEFAVEAELSEAEKASAAIKRPNIVFLMTDDQRWDTLGCYGRTDVITPNIDKLAAQGVAFDNAYYAVAICMPSRATMFTGRYFSDHRSGFTYPYNRTIPKEEFADSYPAKLRQVGYRTGFVGKFGIRLEDSRNTAIEHFDYFVEGNRVDVPKDDPGLRHIYRGDRPTNERTLKKGDAMIRFLETQPAGQPFCLSISFDAVKNDRDSHMYPPHVEIFKDKQMWVPENWVAGKSERLPKLLDHCRGTYLHVARTSTPELYQKLARRFAVQGYTVDQQVGRLMAKLEEMGVRENTVVIYTSDNGRFHGSQGLYDKAILYDEAMKEPLIVFDGRAPESQRGRRVDAMVSSVDLAPTILSLSGIEAPEIMKGRDLSGLLNGTQDMSEWRDAVLIENFFLQEIHSAGIKKHPDISGLNDEIIAANRSYRTRGVRTDRYKYFKYHEHDPAIEELYDLQADPHEMNNVVANPEYAEVLSRMRQKTDELHAEAIGQPRHGE
- a CDS encoding SDR family oxidoreductase; protein product: MVRASKQFSEWPIDNENAADYLRTKIGQNHKAIEWSAVRPDSLTNEQKVSEYELHASPTRSAIFNPGVPSRINVAHFMADLITDVATWNIWKGQMPVIYNKP